GTCATATCTGCCTTGATGATATGGACAGAATACCCTTCCCTGCCTGCCACCAGCCGTTCACTTTCCAACTGCTTTTCAGAATAATCCAAAACGGTGCATTCCGCTCCAAGAGCTGAAAATATTGGTATCTGCTGTCCGCCTCCACTGGCGAGTCCAAGGACTTTCTTCCCTTGAAGTTCTCCAAACCACGCATGGGGTACATATCTGGTCGGTGTCAGCAGAACATCCCAGATGTCTTTTTTTGCATCCTCATAAATATCGTGGGAAATCGGTTTTCCCCATTCCCAGCCATCTTTGACCCAGCGGTCAATTACTTTTGAATTTATTTCCTGGTAGTTCATAAGCACCTCCTTTATCAAAAGCTTCCATTATAGTATATCATACTGCACGCAGTTCACAACTGCAAACAAATAAAAAATAGCCGTTGCAACCGTGAGAACAAGCGATTAAAATAAGGGTATAGCTGACAGATGCAGAAACTATAAAAACGGGAGGTTATGAATATGAGAGAAACAATTCATGTTGTAGTAAAGGAACCCCAGTATGTGGTGGACACCAACGTAACATTTGCACAGGTACCGGATTGGTTCGGAAATACGACAAAAGATCTGAAGATGGATATCATCTATCCAAAGCAGGGAAAAAAGAAGAGTCCTTGCATCGTATGGATCTGTGGTGGTGCATGGCTTCAGTTGAGCAGAAGTGCACATCTGGCATACTTATCCGAATTGGCCAGAAGTGGCTTTGTGGTTGCAAGTGTACAGTATCGTACCAGTAACGAGATGGTTTTTCCGGGACAGTTGATGGATATTAAGTCGGGTATCCGGTATCTCAGAGCACATGCGGACCGTTACTGCATTGATGTGAATCAATTTGGGGTTATGGGAGAGTCTGCCGGAGGTCACCTGGCAGCAATGGCTGCACTGACCGGAGATCTGAAAGAATTTGACCAGGGATGGTATACTGAGTATTCCAGTGCGGTACAGGCAGCCTGCCCATGGTATGTCCCTGCGGATATGAGTAAATTTCCACCTTCTGACAGAGTAACACAGGCGGCGTCACCGGAATCTCTACTGCTCGGAAAGAATGTAGCGGATCATATGGAAGATGCCATGAAGGCATGCCCGGTAAGCTATGTGACGGAGCAGGCACCACCATTTTTGCTTCTGCATGGACTCTGTGACCGGACAGTG
The window above is part of the Novisyntrophococcus fermenticellae genome. Proteins encoded here:
- a CDS encoding alpha/beta hydrolase, whose amino-acid sequence is MRETIHVVVKEPQYVVDTNVTFAQVPDWFGNTTKDLKMDIIYPKQGKKKSPCIVWICGGAWLQLSRSAHLAYLSELARSGFVVASVQYRTSNEMVFPGQLMDIKSGIRYLRAHADRYCIDVNQFGVMGESAGGHLAAMAALTGDLKEFDQGWYTEYSSAVQAACPWYVPADMSKFPPSDRVTQAASPESLLLGKNVADHMEDAMKACPVSYVTEQAPPFLLLHGLCDRTVPFSQSEALYEELDKKGVDVRLVGIEEADHADIQFFQREIWDMIREFFTERLLEEN